In a single window of the Hippoglossus hippoglossus isolate fHipHip1 chromosome 7, fHipHip1.pri, whole genome shotgun sequence genome:
- the rbbp8l gene encoding uncharacterized protein rbbp8l isoform X3, whose protein sequence is MECFNDLLLKLQQVREREVEGWQVKVQELSNKKGCDTKRMEELFTRNQQMKEQHRVLTENIKTLENRLRAGLCDRCTVTQDVASRRQQEFEASQIQSLQHISRLVGEMNNLKRENKRFRDEIRSLKTALEGHSDHSSSSSTFTEVKPNSSPDFLPSSGPEALITAATSRASNQSSDGDVGKKPERDQRTEVSDLTEAEHRQMRGMSRSHYDAYKPLALSTLASPPWKAEHSVTRAGERRAQSMEGVDPRSPIAPQALLPKVSSSPTGEVNPSRHVLHTPVPCRPQPIKSSALSLPWPLSESSDWVSLASARTSQLMQPSSEPRFPNLIPNSQHASPRRPAFGSPWPKQSTNPSAVKEPTVVFRFRNLSDHPESQIKPQEKKDIQPIKNESVSGEVLKEMHEGPLDLSDRGKSKSGQTPRDDSPLNLQGGERVQMSPDNALKTNTLAHVPVSSPLPVYQSSSSKPPVKQQEEEPTSDHNHKQVIKDEEQKEEVNGKTDQTNEKKVPVLTISLRPVVVLETLNSALQKQESILSNGKSSTPAAEPGSSSDEEDEEGSQGCKRKRASVETDSDTDNLQYEKNRGGQPRQKKMTSH, encoded by the exons ATGGAGTGCTTCAATGACCTGCTCCttaaactgcagcaggttcGCGAAAGAGAAGTGGAGG GTTGGCAAGTGAAAGTCCAAGAGCTGTCCAACAAGAAAGGCTG TGACACTAAGCGAATGGAGGAACTGTTCACCAGAAACCAGCAGATGAAGGAACAGCACAGAGTACTCACAGAGAACATAAAGACACTGGAAAACAG GCTGAGAGCGGGGCTGTGTGACAGGTGTACAGTGACTCAGGATGTAGCCAGCAGAAGACAGCAGGAATTTGAAGCGTCACAGATCCAGAGCTTGCAGCACATCTCTCGACTGG TGGGAGAGATGAACAACCTGAAAAGGGAGAACAAGAGATTCAGAGATGAAATCCGGAGTTTGAAAACAGCATTAGA aggtcacagtgatcaCTCCTCAAGCAGCAGCACCTTCACAGAGGTCAAACCAAACAGCTCCCCGGACTTTTTGCCCTCTTCTGGACCTGAGGCACTCATCACTGCAGCAACCAGCAGGGCCAGCAACCAGTCATCAGACGGTGACGTTGGGAAGAAACCCGAAAGAGACCAAAGAACAGAgg TTTCTGATCTCACAGAAGctgaacacagacagatgagagggaTGAGCAGAAGCCACTAT GACGCATACAAGCCTCTTGCATTGTCAACTCTTGCATCACCACCATGGAAGGCAGAACACAGTGTGACCCGtgctggagagaggag AGCTCAGAGTATGGAAGGAGTGGACCCGCGATCCCCAATTGCTCCTCAAGCTCTCCTTCCTAAAGTATCTTCTTCTCCCACCGGTGAAGTCAACCCCAGTAGACATGTGCTCCACACTCCTGTCCCCTGCCGGCCTCAACCAATCAAGAGTAGCGCTCTTAGTCTCCCCTGGCCCTTATCTGAATCCTCTGACTGGGTTTCTTTGGCATCAGCAAGAACCAGCCAGTTGATGCAACCTTCTTCAGAACCACGCTTTCCCAACCTTATCCCAAATAGCCAACATGCCAGTCCTAGGAGGCCGGCTTTTGGGTCTCCCTGGCCCAAACAAAGCACCAATCCGTCCGCAGTAAAAGAGCCAACTGTGGTGTTCAGGTTCAGGAATTTGTCAGACCACCCAGAGAGTCAAATTAAGCCCCAGGAGAAGAAGGACATTCAGCCAATTAAGAATGAGAGTGTCTCTGGAGAAGTGCTTAAGGAGATGCATGAAGGGCCTCTGGACCTGTCAGATCGAGGAAAGTCCAAATCCGGCCAAACGCCAAGAGATGATTCACCCTTAAACTTACAAGGTGGAGAGAGAGTACAGATGAGCCCTGACAATgcactgaaaacaaatacacttgCACATGTACCAGTTTCCTCACCTTTACCTGTCTACCAATCCTCCTCCTCTAAACCACCAGTCAAACAACAAGAGGAAGAACCTACCAGTGACCACAATCACAAG CAGGTAATCAAAGATgaggagcagaaagaggagGTGAATGGAAAGACAGACCAGACCAATGAAAAGAAGGTGCCTGTCCTCACCATATCTTTACGTCCAG TAGTAGTGCTGGAGACTCTGAATTCGGCTCTGCAAAAGCAAGAATCCATATTGTCAAATGGAAAG TcatcaacaccagcagctgaacCAGGAAGCAGTTcagacgaggaggacgaggaggggaGCCAGGGCTGCAAGAGGAAGAGGGCATCTGTGGAAACcgactcagacacagaca ACCTCCAGTACGAAAAAAACCGAGGAGGGCAGCCCCGGCAAAAGAAGATGACGTCACATTGA
- the rbbp8l gene encoding RBBP8 N-terminal-like protein isoform X1, with protein sequence MECFNDLLLKLQQVREREVEGWQVKVQELSNKKGCDTKRMEELFTRNQQMKEQHRVLTENIKTLENRLRAGLCDRCTVTQDVASRRQQEFEASQIQSLQHISRLVGEMNNLKRENKRFRDEIRSLKTALEGHSDHSSSSSTFTEVKPNSSPDFLPSSGPEALITAATSRASNQSSDGDVGKKPERDQRTEEAEHRQMRGMSRSHYDAYKPLALSTLASPPWKAEHSVTRAGERRAQSMEGVDPRSPIAPQALLPKVSSSPTGEVNPSRHVLHTPVPCRPQPIKSSALSLPWPLSESSDWVSLASARTSQLMQPSSEPRFPNLIPNSQHASPRRPAFGSPWPKQSTNPSAVKEPTVVFRFRNLSDHPESQIKPQEKKDIQPIKNESVSGEVLKEMHEGPLDLSDRGKSKSGQTPRDDSPLNLQGGERVQMSPDNALKTNTLAHVPVSSPLPVYQSSSSKPPVKQQEEEPTSDHNHKQVIKDEEQKEEVNGKTDQTNEKKVPVLTISLRPVVVLETLNSALQKQESILSNGKSSTPAAEPGSSSDEEDEEGSQGCKRKRASVETDSDTDNLQYEKNRGGQPRQKKMTSH encoded by the exons ATGGAGTGCTTCAATGACCTGCTCCttaaactgcagcaggttcGCGAAAGAGAAGTGGAGG GTTGGCAAGTGAAAGTCCAAGAGCTGTCCAACAAGAAAGGCTG TGACACTAAGCGAATGGAGGAACTGTTCACCAGAAACCAGCAGATGAAGGAACAGCACAGAGTACTCACAGAGAACATAAAGACACTGGAAAACAG GCTGAGAGCGGGGCTGTGTGACAGGTGTACAGTGACTCAGGATGTAGCCAGCAGAAGACAGCAGGAATTTGAAGCGTCACAGATCCAGAGCTTGCAGCACATCTCTCGACTGG TGGGAGAGATGAACAACCTGAAAAGGGAGAACAAGAGATTCAGAGATGAAATCCGGAGTTTGAAAACAGCATTAGA aggtcacagtgatcaCTCCTCAAGCAGCAGCACCTTCACAGAGGTCAAACCAAACAGCTCCCCGGACTTTTTGCCCTCTTCTGGACCTGAGGCACTCATCACTGCAGCAACCAGCAGGGCCAGCAACCAGTCATCAGACGGTGACGTTGGGAAGAAACCCGAAAGAGACCAAAGAACAGAgg AAGctgaacacagacagatgagagggaTGAGCAGAAGCCACTAT GACGCATACAAGCCTCTTGCATTGTCAACTCTTGCATCACCACCATGGAAGGCAGAACACAGTGTGACCCGtgctggagagaggag AGCTCAGAGTATGGAAGGAGTGGACCCGCGATCCCCAATTGCTCCTCAAGCTCTCCTTCCTAAAGTATCTTCTTCTCCCACCGGTGAAGTCAACCCCAGTAGACATGTGCTCCACACTCCTGTCCCCTGCCGGCCTCAACCAATCAAGAGTAGCGCTCTTAGTCTCCCCTGGCCCTTATCTGAATCCTCTGACTGGGTTTCTTTGGCATCAGCAAGAACCAGCCAGTTGATGCAACCTTCTTCAGAACCACGCTTTCCCAACCTTATCCCAAATAGCCAACATGCCAGTCCTAGGAGGCCGGCTTTTGGGTCTCCCTGGCCCAAACAAAGCACCAATCCGTCCGCAGTAAAAGAGCCAACTGTGGTGTTCAGGTTCAGGAATTTGTCAGACCACCCAGAGAGTCAAATTAAGCCCCAGGAGAAGAAGGACATTCAGCCAATTAAGAATGAGAGTGTCTCTGGAGAAGTGCTTAAGGAGATGCATGAAGGGCCTCTGGACCTGTCAGATCGAGGAAAGTCCAAATCCGGCCAAACGCCAAGAGATGATTCACCCTTAAACTTACAAGGTGGAGAGAGAGTACAGATGAGCCCTGACAATgcactgaaaacaaatacacttgCACATGTACCAGTTTCCTCACCTTTACCTGTCTACCAATCCTCCTCCTCTAAACCACCAGTCAAACAACAAGAGGAAGAACCTACCAGTGACCACAATCACAAG CAGGTAATCAAAGATgaggagcagaaagaggagGTGAATGGAAAGACAGACCAGACCAATGAAAAGAAGGTGCCTGTCCTCACCATATCTTTACGTCCAG TAGTAGTGCTGGAGACTCTGAATTCGGCTCTGCAAAAGCAAGAATCCATATTGTCAAATGGAAAG TcatcaacaccagcagctgaacCAGGAAGCAGTTcagacgaggaggacgaggaggggaGCCAGGGCTGCAAGAGGAAGAGGGCATCTGTGGAAACcgactcagacacagaca ACCTCCAGTACGAAAAAAACCGAGGAGGGCAGCCCCGGCAAAAGAAGATGACGTCACATTGA
- the rbbp8l gene encoding uncharacterized protein rbbp8l isoform X2: protein MECFNDLLLKLQQVREREVEGWQVKVQELSNKKGCDTKRMEELFTRNQQMKEQHRVLTENIKTLENRLRAGLCDRCTVTQDVASRRQQEFEASQIQSLQHISRLVGEMNNLKRENKRFRDEIRSLKTALEGHSDHSSSSSTFTEVKPNSSPDFLPSSGPEALITAATSRASNQSSDGDVGKKPERDQRTEVSDLTEAEHRQMRGMSRSHYDAYKPLALSTLASPPWKAEHSVTRAGERRAQSMEGVDPRSPIAPQALLPKVSSSPTGEVNPSRHVLHTPVPCRPQPIKSSALSLPWPLSESSDWVSLASARTSQLMQPSSEPRFPNLIPNSQHASPRRPAFGSPWPKQSTNPSAVKEPTVVFRFRNLSDHPESQIKPQEKKDIQPIKNESVSGEVLKEMHEGPLDLSDRGKSKSGQTPRDDSPLNLQVKQQEEEPTSDHNHKQVIKDEEQKEEVNGKTDQTNEKKVPVLTISLRPVVVLETLNSALQKQESILSNGKSSTPAAEPGSSSDEEDEEGSQGCKRKRASVETDSDTDNLQYEKNRGGQPRQKKMTSH from the exons ATGGAGTGCTTCAATGACCTGCTCCttaaactgcagcaggttcGCGAAAGAGAAGTGGAGG GTTGGCAAGTGAAAGTCCAAGAGCTGTCCAACAAGAAAGGCTG TGACACTAAGCGAATGGAGGAACTGTTCACCAGAAACCAGCAGATGAAGGAACAGCACAGAGTACTCACAGAGAACATAAAGACACTGGAAAACAG GCTGAGAGCGGGGCTGTGTGACAGGTGTACAGTGACTCAGGATGTAGCCAGCAGAAGACAGCAGGAATTTGAAGCGTCACAGATCCAGAGCTTGCAGCACATCTCTCGACTGG TGGGAGAGATGAACAACCTGAAAAGGGAGAACAAGAGATTCAGAGATGAAATCCGGAGTTTGAAAACAGCATTAGA aggtcacagtgatcaCTCCTCAAGCAGCAGCACCTTCACAGAGGTCAAACCAAACAGCTCCCCGGACTTTTTGCCCTCTTCTGGACCTGAGGCACTCATCACTGCAGCAACCAGCAGGGCCAGCAACCAGTCATCAGACGGTGACGTTGGGAAGAAACCCGAAAGAGACCAAAGAACAGAgg TTTCTGATCTCACAGAAGctgaacacagacagatgagagggaTGAGCAGAAGCCACTAT GACGCATACAAGCCTCTTGCATTGTCAACTCTTGCATCACCACCATGGAAGGCAGAACACAGTGTGACCCGtgctggagagaggag AGCTCAGAGTATGGAAGGAGTGGACCCGCGATCCCCAATTGCTCCTCAAGCTCTCCTTCCTAAAGTATCTTCTTCTCCCACCGGTGAAGTCAACCCCAGTAGACATGTGCTCCACACTCCTGTCCCCTGCCGGCCTCAACCAATCAAGAGTAGCGCTCTTAGTCTCCCCTGGCCCTTATCTGAATCCTCTGACTGGGTTTCTTTGGCATCAGCAAGAACCAGCCAGTTGATGCAACCTTCTTCAGAACCACGCTTTCCCAACCTTATCCCAAATAGCCAACATGCCAGTCCTAGGAGGCCGGCTTTTGGGTCTCCCTGGCCCAAACAAAGCACCAATCCGTCCGCAGTAAAAGAGCCAACTGTGGTGTTCAGGTTCAGGAATTTGTCAGACCACCCAGAGAGTCAAATTAAGCCCCAGGAGAAGAAGGACATTCAGCCAATTAAGAATGAGAGTGTCTCTGGAGAAGTGCTTAAGGAGATGCATGAAGGGCCTCTGGACCTGTCAGATCGAGGAAAGTCCAAATCCGGCCAAACGCCAAGAGATGATTCACCCTTAAACTTACAAG TCAAACAACAAGAGGAAGAACCTACCAGTGACCACAATCACAAG CAGGTAATCAAAGATgaggagcagaaagaggagGTGAATGGAAAGACAGACCAGACCAATGAAAAGAAGGTGCCTGTCCTCACCATATCTTTACGTCCAG TAGTAGTGCTGGAGACTCTGAATTCGGCTCTGCAAAAGCAAGAATCCATATTGTCAAATGGAAAG TcatcaacaccagcagctgaacCAGGAAGCAGTTcagacgaggaggacgaggaggggaGCCAGGGCTGCAAGAGGAAGAGGGCATCTGTGGAAACcgactcagacacagaca ACCTCCAGTACGAAAAAAACCGAGGAGGGCAGCCCCGGCAAAAGAAGATGACGTCACATTGA